ACGAGGCCGCCTCGCTCGACGGCGCGGGACACTTCCGCATCTTCTGGGGCGTCATCCTGCCCAACATCCGTCCGGCCCTCGCCACCCTCGCGGTCTTCGCGTTCATGGGCAGCTGGAACAGCTTCCTCTGGCCGCTCGTGGTGCTGCGCTCACCCGAGGTGCAGACCCTCCCCGTCGCGCTCGCCGGCCTGCAGGGCCAGTACACGACGCAGTGGGACATCGTCATGGCCGGCTCGGTCATCAGCATCCTGCCGATGCTCGCGCTCTACCTCTTCGCCCAGAAATACATCATCCAGGGGGTCGCCAACACGGGGCTGAAGTAGCCCCGACCCGACCCGACCCGCCCTTTTTCACCCCCCCGTTCTTCACCACAGGGACCCGTCCCACCGCATCAAAGGAGATACCCACCATGAGAGTCACCGCAAAAGCCGGTGTCGGCATCGTCGCCGCAGGACTCGTGCTCACCGGCTGCGCCGCCGGCAGCACGGGCGGCAGCGATGGCGGCAGCGAGAACGTCACCATCAGCTACACCAACTTCATCTCGAACGGCGGCAACGAGGAGAACCTGCAGACCATCGTCGACGCCTTCGAGGAAGAGAACGCCGGCATCACCGTCGAGGTCACCACCCTGCCGTACGCCGACTACGCCACCGCTTTGCAGACGGATGTCGCTGCCGGCACCGTCTCAGACGTCTTCGACATCGAGTACGGCGGATTCGCCGAGTACCAGGCCAACGGCGTGCTGGCCGAGCTCGACGTCGAAGACCCGTCGGTCTACCGCCAGAGCGTGCTCGAGGCCTACCAGGCCGACGGTGCGCAGTACGCGCTGCCGAGCTCGTTCTCGACCGTCGTGCTCTTCTACAACAAGGACCTCTTCGACGCCGCGGGCCTGGACTACCCCTCCGCCGACTGGACCTGGTCGGAAGAGCTCGCCGCCGCCGAAGCCCTGACCGATCAGGATGCCGGGGTGTGGGGCGACCACCAGCCGGTGAGCTTCTTCGAGTTCTACAAGGTGCTCGCCCAGAACGGCGGGCAGTTCCTCAACGACGACGGCACCGCGGTCGCCTTCAACACCCCCGAGGGGATCGAAGCCGCCGAGTGGCTCGTCGAGAAGAGCGGCACCGTCATGCCGACGATCGAACAGGGCCAGGGAACCCCCGACTTCGACACCGAGCTGTTCACCAGCGGCAACCTCGCCATGCTGCACACCGGCATCTGGATGTTCGGCGCCTTCGCCGACGTACCCTTCGGGTGGGACATCGCCGTCGAACCCGGCAACACCCAGCAGGCGAGCGCCCTGTTCTCCAACGGCGTCGCGGTCTCGGCCGACTCCGAGAACCAGGAGGCCGCGCAGGCGTTCGCGGAGTTCCTCACCTCCAGCGACGTCATGGTGCAGATCCGCCTCGACGCCGGATGGGAGCTGCCCGCCATCTCGGATGAGGCCGAGCTCGAGAGCTACCTCACCCGCGGCGACCCCGAGAACCGGCAGGCCGTGTTCGACTCGCTCGACGAGGTCGCGCTGCAGCCGGTGGTCGGCGAAGGCCAGCAGGAGATGCAGGACATCATGAGCGAGGAGCTCGTCGAAGCCCAGGCTGGGCGGAAGAGCGTCGAAGACGCGCTCGCCTCGGCCGAGGAGCGCATCAACGCGGTCATCGGCGGCTGACATCGGGATGACCCGGCGGCGGGGTCCTCACTCCCCGCCGCCGGGTCGCCCCCTGCGCCTGGGCGTTCGCGCCCGCCCTTCTTCGCTTCGACCTTCCAGGACACACCATGACCGTTCCTCCTCCCGGCGCTTTCTCACACACCGCGCAGATCGACCGGCAGGCCCTCGTCGCCGGCAGCATCGAGCTGATCGAACGCCTGCAAGACCCCACTGGCGCGTACCCCGCGAGCCCGACGTTCTCGGCGTACGCCGGCTACAGCTGGTTCCGCGACGGGGCGTTCATTGCCGACGCGATGTCGAGCGCCGGTCGGGTGGCATCGGCCGAGCGGTTCTTCGACTGGTGCGCGGGCGTCATCGTCTCGCGGTCGGCACAGATCGGGCGGATCGCCGCGGCGGCCCAGGCGGGGCGCCCGCTCGCCGACAGCGAAATGCTCCCCACCCGCTTCACCTTCGACGGCCGCGACGGCGACGACGACTGGTGGGACTTCCAGCTCGACGGCTACGGCACCTGGATCTGGGCGGTCGGCGCGCACGTCGCCCGTCACAACGCCGACCCCGGCCGGTGGGCCGAAGCGATCGGGCTCACCCTCGACTACCTCGCCGCATCGTGGCAGCGCCCCTGCTTCGACTGGTGGGAAGAGCACTCCGAGCACGTGCACATCTCGACTCTCGGATGCCTCGTGGCCGGCGCCCGGGCAGCCGCAGCGCTGCCGGTGCTCGGCGCCGAGCACCGGCAGGTCGCCGAGACGCTCGCCGGGGAGATCGACGCGGCGATCGCTGCGCGCGGTGTGAGCGCCGCAGGCTTGGGGCGAGCGCCGCACCTGGTCAAGTGGGTCGGCTCGAGCGCGGTCGACGCCAGCCTCGCGGCGGTTGTCGGGGTGATGGACGTCGTGCCCGCGGCATCCGCTCTGGGGCTCGCGACCATCTCGGCGATCGAAACCGACCTCGCTGTCGACGGCGGCGTGCATCGCTTCGTCGACGACACCTACTTCGGCGGCGGGCAGTGGCCGCTGCTGTCGTGCTTCCTGGGGCTCGCGCAGCTGCGCGCGGGCGACCGCGGGCGCGCGGAGCAGCTGCTCGACTGGGCCGGAGCGACCGTCGACGCCGACGGCGCGATGCCCGAGCAGGTCGAAGACCATCTGCTCGCCCCCGACCGGCTCGAGGAGTGGGTGACGCGCTGGGGGCCCTCGGCGCGCCCGCTGCTGTGGAGCCACGCCATGTACATCCGACTCGCGGTCGACCTCGGCCGCCCGAGCGCCCGTGAGGAGCACTCCGCATGATCACCCACCGACCGGCCGGATCGGGTCACCCCTACCTCGTGACGACCGATCAGCGCTGGCCCGTCCACCCCGTCGCCGGCGAGCCGCTGCGCCTGGGCGTTCGGGCGTCGGCCGACGTGAGCGAGGTGGTCGCCGAGATCACGGTCACGGCCCCCGATGGTGGGGTGACGACGCGGAGTCAGCCGCTCACGCGTGTCGAGCCGGCCCGGGCCGAGGGTGCGGCCGAGCCCGACGGTCACCTCGCCGCCGCGCAGGAGCGACTGGCGGGAAGCGGCGGCGGATGGGTGCTCGAGACGACCGCGCCCGACGCGGGGAGCACGCTGGCGTACCTCTTTATCGGGACCACCGACGATGGTCGAGAGCAGCGCACCCGCGGGTTCTCCACGGGCGTCGCCGCCTGGCAGCCCGCACCCGACGACGTCGTCACCGCGGTAGGGGCGCGCCGCGTCATCCCGGGCAGTGTCTCGGTGCTGACCGACGGTCGGGTGAGGTCGCGCGTGCGGTTCGCTCTGCCACTGGCGGACGGGGAGCACGTCACCGGGTTTGGAGAGCGCTTCGACACCCTCGACCAGCGCGGCAGCGTTCTCGACTGCGTCGTGTTCGAGCAGTACAAGAGCCAGGGTGCGGCGCGGAAGACGTACCTGCCGATGCCGTTCGCGCACGTGATCGGCGGTGACGGCTGGGGCTTCCACGTGCGGACGACCCGGCGCACCTGGTTCGACATCGGCAGCTCTACTCCTGACCGGATCATCGTGGAAGCCGAGGTCGGGCCGGCGGCGCCGGGCGTCGAGGTGGCCTTCTACGACGGGGCGCCGCGCGAGGTGCTCGACGCGTTCGTCGCCGAGACCGGGCGGCCCGAAGAGCTGCCCGACTGGGTGTTCCGGCTGTGGGCGAGCGGGAATGAGTGGAACACGCAGGCCGAGGTGGTGCGTCAGATGGACCTGCACCGCGAGCACGACGTACCCGTCGGGTCGGTCGTCATCGAGGCGTGGAGCGATGAGAGCACGTTCACGGCGTTCCGAGACGCCAGGTACGAGGTGACGGAGGACGGTGCACCGCACCGGCTCGCCGACTTCACCTTCCCCGCCGACGGCGCCTGGCCCGACCCGAAGGGGATGGTGGATGACCTGCGCGAGCGCGACATCCGGGTCTTGCTCTGGCAGATCCCGCTGCTGAAAGCGCGTCCGCACCCGACCGGGCAGGCGAAGGCCGACCGCGAGGCGGCGGTGCGCGAGAACGTGCTGATCCGCGAGCCTGATGCGCGCGGGGGCCTTAGGCCGTACCGCAACCGCGGCTGGTGGTTTCCGCTCTCGACCATGCCCGACCTCACCGATGAGCGGGCGGCGCGGTGGTGGACGGACAAGCGGCGCTACCTCGTCGAGGAGGTCGGCATCGACGGGTTCAAGACCGACGGCGGCGAGCACGCGTGGGGGAGCGAGCTGGTCTACCTCGACGGCCGGCGCGGCGATGAGGCGAACAACACCTTCGCCGTCGCGTACGCGAAGGCGTACGGCGACCTGCTCCGCTCCGCAGGCAAAGCCCCGGTGACCTTCAGCCGGGCCGGGTTCACCGGGGCCGGCGCCCACGGCGCCGTGTGGGCGGGCGACGAGAACTCCACGTGGGAGGCGTTCCGCTGGTCGATGTTCGCGGGGCTGTCGGCCGCCGCCAGCGGCGTCCTCTACTGGGGCTGGGACATTGCGGGGTTCTCGGGACCGCTGCCGACAGCGGAGCTGTACCTGCGGGCGACGGCGGCGTCGACGTTCGTGCCGATCATGCAGTACCACTCCGAGTACAACCACCACCGCACGCCGCTGCGCGACCGCACGCCGTGGAACATCGCCGCCGAGACCGGCGACGAGTCGGTGCTGCCGGTGTTCCGGTCGTTCGCGCAGCTGCGGGAGCGGCTTGTGCCCTACCTCGCCGCGTCGGCGCGCGAGACGGTGCGCACGTCGGTGCCGCTGATGCGCCCGGTGTACTTCGATCACCCGTCGTTCGAGGGTGCGTGGTCGCATCCGTTCCAGTGGTTCCTCGGGGCGGATCTGTTCGTGTCGCCGGTGGTGACCGAGGGTGACGTCGAGCACGAGGTGGCGCTGCCGCCGGGCGAGTGGATCGACGCGTTCCGCGGCGAGCGGGTGTCGGGCGGGGCCGTTCTGCGGCGCACCGTCGAGATCGACGAGGCGCCGGTGTACGTGCGCGCCGAGGCGTGGGAGGCGATGGCCCCGGTCTTCGGGCGGTGAAGCGCGCGTTTCGTCTCGCTTCGCTCGCTCAACGACCGGGGGGATTCGCGCGGTCGTTGAGCGAGGAGCGCAGCGACGAGACGAAACGCGCGCACGACCCACACCGGTCGTTGAGCGAGGAGCGAAGCGACGAGACGAAACGCGCGCACGACCCACACCGGTCGTTGAGCGAGGAGCGCAGCGACGAGACGAAACGCCCGGTCCGGCGTCGTCTTGCTTTGCGTGCTCAACGACCGGGGCCGCGGTGGTGCCGTGGGTCGTCGTCGACCGTGTGCTCGGCCTGGAACACCGCCTCGGTGACGAGCCGGCGCACGTGCTCGTCGATCAGGCTGTAGAACATGGTGGTTCCCTCGCGCCGCGCGCGCACCAGGCGACCGAGGCGCATCTTGGCGAGGTGCTGCGAGACGACGGTCGGCGACTTGCCGACGACCTCCGCGAGCTGGGTCACCGAGCGTTCGCCCTCTTGGAGCGCGAGGATGACGCGGATGCGGGTGGGGTCGGACAGGAGCCGGAAGATCTCAGCCGCGACATCCACATACCCGTCCTGCGGATCGACGGGTGCGCGCGGGTCATGGCTCACAGGTTCAGTGTGCCATCCCTCGTGACTTAGAATCTTCGCATGCGTGCAGGTATTGCGAGCGTACTCGGCAATCGGACATACCGGGCGCTCTTCGGTGCGCAGGTGATCGCGCTCGTCGGAACCGGTCTTCTCACCGTCGCCCTCGGCCTTCTCGCGTTCGAGCTCGCCGGAGCCGCCGCCGGGGCAGTCCTCGGAACGGCGCTCGCGATCAAGATGGTGGCGTACGTGGGGGTCGCCCCGGTCATCGCCGCGCTCGTGCATCGCCTGCCGGCAAAGGCCGTGCTCGTCGGAGCCGACCTCGTGCGCCTGGTGATGGCCGTCTCGCTGCCGTTCGTCACCGAGGTGTGGCAGATCTACGCCCTCATCTTCCTGCTGCAGGCCGCGTCAGCGACATTCACGCCGACGTTCCAGTCGCTGATCCCCGCGGTGCTTCCCGCGCCCGACGACTACACGCGCGCCCTGTCGCTTTCGAGGATCGCCTACGACCTCGAGGCGATCCTCAGTCCCGTGCTCGCCGCCGCGCTGCTGGTTCTCGTGCCGTTCTCGGCGCTGTTCGCCGGAACAGCGTTCGGGTTCGCTGGGTCGGCGGTGCTCGTGCTCGTCGCTGCCGTGCCGCGGGTCGTCTCGACGGAGTCATCCACGTTCTGGCAGCGCCTCGCGGGGGGTGCCCGGATCTTCCTGCGCACGCCGTCGCTCCGCTTCGTGCTCGTTGCGAATGTCGTCGTCGCAACGGGCGTCGGGCTCGTGCTGGTGAACACCGTCATGCTCGTGAAGGATCGTGCGGGAGCGGATGACGCCGCCGTCGCGCTCGCCCTCGCGGTGTTCGGCGCCGGGTCGGTGGTTGCGGCGCTCGCCGTGCCGCGGGCGGTGACGCGGTGGTCGGTGCCGGCCGCCATGCGGGCCGGGGCCGTCGTCGTTACGGGCGGACTGGCGGGAGGGGTTGCGGCGGCGCTTGCTCCGGCGGGAAGCGGCGCGGCGTGGTGGGGGATGCTCGTCGCATGGCTGGTGCTCGGGGCGGGGACGTCGTTGATCGCGACGCCGACGGGCCGTCTTCTTGCCGAGGCCGCGAGCCCCGAGAATCGGTCGCTGGTGTTCGCCGCCCAATTTGCGCTGTCGCATGCGTGCTACCTGGTGACCTACCCGATCGCGGGTTGGGTCGGGGCGGGGAGTGTCGCCGCGTCCGCGGCCGTGCTCGGTGGGCTGGCGGCGGGGGCGACTCTCGCCCTGCTCCTCATCAGCGATTCGGGCCCGACGCCGAAGCGCCGGGCCCGAGTCACCGAAGCGGGAACGCGTATCAGACGAACACGAGCGAGTTCGAGACCGAGATGAGGGTCACGACCGCCGCGTTCAGGAAGCCCCCGATGTACGGGTTGTTCGTCGCGCGGTAGATCTTCCGGCTGATCACCGCCGCCACCGCGAGGATCAGGATGACGGGGAACAGCCAGATGCTGAAGATGCCCCCGAAGCCCGGGATCGTCTCGCCCGTGATGAAGAACGTCGTGTACTGCAGCACCACGAGGATGATCGGGCCCAGCGCGTTGAAGACGGCGAGCACGAGCGTGTTCAGCCACTCCTTGCCCGCCAGCGTGAAGCGGTTGAACCCGTTGATCGCCACCGAGTTGGCGAAGAAGTACACCAGGAACAGCGGCAGCACGAGCAGTGCGAACCAGATCTTCTCGGGCGTGAACACCTTCACCGCGACCACCCACAGGCGGAAGTCGGTCGTGAAGAAGTAGTCCAGCACGAACACGACGAGGAACGCGGCCACCACCGTGACGAGGGCCAGCGCGATGCCCTGGAAGAACCGGCCCCACCCGGGGAGCACGCCCGACGCGCGGAGGTCTTGGCCGCTCTCACGCCCGAACACCAGGTACGACACCACCATGATGACGATGGCCGCGAGGCCGTTGATCGCCGCCCAGATCCCGATGAACCACGGCACGCCGGGTGCGATGAGGTCGGTGACGCCGAACGCGATGCCGCCCGCCCAGGGGGCTTGGCTCAGCAGCACGTAGCTGATCGCCGAGATGCCGACCGAGAGCGCGAGTCCGCCCCAGAACCACGCGAGCCCCTTGCGGGTCGGCGCGGCGGCGGGCACGGGTTCGCTCACGCGAAGGCGGGCGAAGGCCGGAACCGCGAGCATCGCGCGGGTGAAGGCGACCAGGAAGACACCGAAGCCGATGAGCCCGATCGTGGTGAAGATCTCCTTGATCTGCCAGATCTGGTTGCTCGCCGGGATCGGGTTCGGAGCCCCCAGCGACTCCTCGAAGAAGTCGACCAGGTGGCCGACCGCGGCGCTCGAGATCGTCGACCACGGGTGCGTCTGCGGCAGCGAGTAGATGACGCGCATCGCCTCATCGCCGTCGACGTTCTCGGTGTAGACCTCGAAGCCTTCGCGCTGCTCGGCGTCGGCCGGGTCGGCGCCGAACGACAGGAACGACTGGGCGTTCGGGGTGGAGAGGAACTCGCGCGGCGGGGTCAGCGCGTTGCCCTCGGCGTCGTAGCTGCGGAAGAAGAACTCGTCGTACTGCGCCTGCACGATGCCGGTGTCGCGGGAGCCGTAGACGTTCGTGTACGCGCCCTCCTCATCGGTGTAGACCGCGTCGTTGTCGACCAGCAGCACCGAGGCGATGAGCGGGGTGTCGGCCTCGTTGTCGAGGGCGACGGAGAAGTTCGCGGCGCGGGCGCCGTTGGAGTGCCCCGAGACGCCGATGCGCTCGGTGTCGACGTAGGGCAGGTCGGCGAGGAGCTTCACCGTGTCGTACATTCCGGTGCCGCCGACCGCTTCCTCACCCGCCGGCAGCGGGTCGGAGTCGCCGTGGCCGTACATGTCGATCGAGACGACGACGTACCCGCGACGCGCGAGCTCGACGTAGTTCGCCGTCTGCATCTCGCGGTTGTTCCACCAGCCGTGGCTGACGACGATCGCGGGGCGCGGGTCGTCGGCTGACGCCGCCACCGGCTTGAACAGCAGCGCGTTCATCTCGCGGCCCGAGGCCGCCTCCCACTGCATGTCTTTGACCTCGACGCTGCCGCCGGCGGTCTGCACCAGCGACGCCCCTACCGCAGACACGAGCATGAGAACGAGCGAGAACACCAGCCAGAAGCTGTTGCGCCGCAGAAGTCGTTGCCTCATTGAATCCTGAACTCCCTTGTCGGATCCCTGGAACCGTTTCCAGAGCCGTCGAGAACCCTATCCACCTGAGGAAAGCGAGAAAGCCCATTCCGTCTCATTTGCACGTATGTGCACAAATGTGCGCAGAACGCACTCCTCTACGCGCGGGAGGGGGTGCGCATCCGTGCAGGGAACGCGGCGTGGCGCGGGCGGATGCGCGTGGGCGCCGTTCATGATCGACAGAACAGGTGCCGTGACGCGCTGTGGGACGGGTCACGGCACCTGCGATTCGGGGGGTCGGCGATCGGCGCCGCGTTCTGGGGCGCGACGTGCCGGTCACAGGACCGAACGAGGTTTCCGGCCGCAGGTGTTCGGGTGACCTGCGGAGTCGGAGCGAGAGTCTGACGTCACCGCCGAACTCTCGATGCTGACGCTACTTTATGTGCGCCTGAATGGATCGCTTCGAGGTCAAATGAGGGTGATTGTGGGGTGAACCTTCGGGTTAACCCCGGGGTGTGCGCGCCTTGACCCACAGCCCGATGTCGTGGACGGCGCGGGCGGCGCGGTCGGGGCTCTCCGCAGCATCCAGATCATCGAAGGTGTCGTGGAACCCTTCGGGCAACGCGGCCTGCGGTGTCGCGACGGGACGGAACTCCATCGTCCAGTCGCCGAACTGACGCTCGTCGATCGGCTCGTCGAGCACGATGCGGATGTCGCCGTGCCGCGGATCTGCCGTGATCGTCGCCACCAGGCTCTGGACCGAGTCGCGCGGACCCTCGAGCACCTGCACGAACTGGCCGTCACGGTAGAGCAGAACGCCGGTCACGCCCGACTGGGCGTTGTTCTCGCGGCTCTCGGTGAGGATGTCGCGCAGGGTGTCGTCGCCGACATCCGCTGTGGCCCTGCTGACGTAGACGACCGACACGAGCTCATCGCCGCTGGTGATGCTCATGCCGTCGCCTCCTGGTCGTGATGGGCGAGGAGCGCGTCCATCGCCGCGCGGCGGTCGGGCGCCGCGCCGACCAGGCGGGAGCGGCCGTTGAAGACGCGATAGGTGCCGTCGGCCTCGCGGTCGAGATAGCCGAGGAAGACGCCGTCGCGGTTGGCGACGTAGAAGCCGTCTTCGACACGCGACCACAGGACGCCGTAGGAGAGGGGTGCGGAACGACCTTCATCGGTCGTCGGATCGGGGGCCAGTGATGAAGCCATTGCTTCAGTCTGCGTTCCTCGGCGGCGGCCGGGGAGG
The Microbacterium sp. SLBN-154 DNA segment above includes these coding regions:
- a CDS encoding ABC transporter substrate-binding protein, which codes for MRVTAKAGVGIVAAGLVLTGCAAGSTGGSDGGSENVTISYTNFISNGGNEENLQTIVDAFEEENAGITVEVTTLPYADYATALQTDVAAGTVSDVFDIEYGGFAEYQANGVLAELDVEDPSVYRQSVLEAYQADGAQYALPSSFSTVVLFYNKDLFDAAGLDYPSADWTWSEELAAAEALTDQDAGVWGDHQPVSFFEFYKVLAQNGGQFLNDDGTAVAFNTPEGIEAAEWLVEKSGTVMPTIEQGQGTPDFDTELFTSGNLAMLHTGIWMFGAFADVPFGWDIAVEPGNTQQASALFSNGVAVSADSENQEAAQAFAEFLTSSDVMVQIRLDAGWELPAISDEAELESYLTRGDPENRQAVFDSLDEVALQPVVGEGQQEMQDIMSEELVEAQAGRKSVEDALASAEERINAVIGG
- a CDS encoding glycoside hydrolase family 15 protein, whose translation is MTVPPPGAFSHTAQIDRQALVAGSIELIERLQDPTGAYPASPTFSAYAGYSWFRDGAFIADAMSSAGRVASAERFFDWCAGVIVSRSAQIGRIAAAAQAGRPLADSEMLPTRFTFDGRDGDDDWWDFQLDGYGTWIWAVGAHVARHNADPGRWAEAIGLTLDYLAASWQRPCFDWWEEHSEHVHISTLGCLVAGARAAAALPVLGAEHRQVAETLAGEIDAAIAARGVSAAGLGRAPHLVKWVGSSAVDASLAAVVGVMDVVPAASALGLATISAIETDLAVDGGVHRFVDDTYFGGGQWPLLSCFLGLAQLRAGDRGRAEQLLDWAGATVDADGAMPEQVEDHLLAPDRLEEWVTRWGPSARPLLWSHAMYIRLAVDLGRPSAREEHSA
- a CDS encoding glycoside hydrolase family 31 protein, yielding MITHRPAGSGHPYLVTTDQRWPVHPVAGEPLRLGVRASADVSEVVAEITVTAPDGGVTTRSQPLTRVEPARAEGAAEPDGHLAAAQERLAGSGGGWVLETTAPDAGSTLAYLFIGTTDDGREQRTRGFSTGVAAWQPAPDDVVTAVGARRVIPGSVSVLTDGRVRSRVRFALPLADGEHVTGFGERFDTLDQRGSVLDCVVFEQYKSQGAARKTYLPMPFAHVIGGDGWGFHVRTTRRTWFDIGSSTPDRIIVEAEVGPAAPGVEVAFYDGAPREVLDAFVAETGRPEELPDWVFRLWASGNEWNTQAEVVRQMDLHREHDVPVGSVVIEAWSDESTFTAFRDARYEVTEDGAPHRLADFTFPADGAWPDPKGMVDDLRERDIRVLLWQIPLLKARPHPTGQAKADREAAVRENVLIREPDARGGLRPYRNRGWWFPLSTMPDLTDERAARWWTDKRRYLVEEVGIDGFKTDGGEHAWGSELVYLDGRRGDEANNTFAVAYAKAYGDLLRSAGKAPVTFSRAGFTGAGAHGAVWAGDENSTWEAFRWSMFAGLSAAASGVLYWGWDIAGFSGPLPTAELYLRATAASTFVPIMQYHSEYNHHRTPLRDRTPWNIAAETGDESVLPVFRSFAQLRERLVPYLAASARETVRTSVPLMRPVYFDHPSFEGAWSHPFQWFLGADLFVSPVVTEGDVEHEVALPPGEWIDAFRGERVSGGAVLRRTVEIDEAPVYVRAEAWEAMAPVFGR
- a CDS encoding ArsR/SmtB family transcription factor, producing MSHDPRAPVDPQDGYVDVAAEIFRLLSDPTRIRVILALQEGERSVTQLAEVVGKSPTVVSQHLAKMRLGRLVRARREGTTMFYSLIDEHVRRLVTEAVFQAEHTVDDDPRHHRGPGR
- a CDS encoding MFS transporter; translated protein: MRAGIASVLGNRTYRALFGAQVIALVGTGLLTVALGLLAFELAGAAAGAVLGTALAIKMVAYVGVAPVIAALVHRLPAKAVLVGADLVRLVMAVSLPFVTEVWQIYALIFLLQAASATFTPTFQSLIPAVLPAPDDYTRALSLSRIAYDLEAILSPVLAAALLVLVPFSALFAGTAFGFAGSAVLVLVAAVPRVVSTESSTFWQRLAGGARIFLRTPSLRFVLVANVVVATGVGLVLVNTVMLVKDRAGADDAAVALALAVFGAGSVVAALAVPRAVTRWSVPAAMRAGAVVVTGGLAGGVAAALAPAGSGAAWWGMLVAWLVLGAGTSLIATPTGRLLAEAASPENRSLVFAAQFALSHACYLVTYPIAGWVGAGSVAASAAVLGGLAAGATLALLLISDSGPTPKRRARVTEAGTRIRRTRASSRPR
- a CDS encoding alpha/beta hydrolase family protein, which translates into the protein MRQRLLRRNSFWLVFSLVLMLVSAVGASLVQTAGGSVEVKDMQWEAASGREMNALLFKPVAASADDPRPAIVVSHGWWNNREMQTANYVELARRGYVVVSIDMYGHGDSDPLPAGEEAVGGTGMYDTVKLLADLPYVDTERIGVSGHSNGARAANFSVALDNEADTPLIASVLLVDNDAVYTDEEGAYTNVYGSRDTGIVQAQYDEFFFRSYDAEGNALTPPREFLSTPNAQSFLSFGADPADAEQREGFEVYTENVDGDEAMRVIYSLPQTHPWSTISSAAVGHLVDFFEESLGAPNPIPASNQIWQIKEIFTTIGLIGFGVFLVAFTRAMLAVPAFARLRVSEPVPAAAPTRKGLAWFWGGLALSVGISAISYVLLSQAPWAGGIAFGVTDLIAPGVPWFIGIWAAINGLAAIVIMVVSYLVFGRESGQDLRASGVLPGWGRFFQGIALALVTVVAAFLVVFVLDYFFTTDFRLWVVAVKVFTPEKIWFALLVLPLFLVYFFANSVAINGFNRFTLAGKEWLNTLVLAVFNALGPIILVVLQYTTFFITGETIPGFGGIFSIWLFPVILILAVAAVISRKIYRATNNPYIGGFLNAAVVTLISVSNSLVFV
- a CDS encoding BLUF domain-containing protein, whose amino-acid sequence is MSITSGDELVSVVYVSRATADVGDDTLRDILTESRENNAQSGVTGVLLYRDGQFVQVLEGPRDSVQSLVATITADPRHGDIRIVLDEPIDERQFGDWTMEFRPVATPQAALPEGFHDTFDDLDAAESPDRAARAVHDIGLWVKARTPRG